From Pseudoleptotrichia goodfellowii, a single genomic window includes:
- a CDS encoding DUF4198 domain-containing protein, whose protein sequence is MKKFLGVLAVLTAATVNLYAHNQFIYTDTLNVTGKSSVPFKVIFGHPYHGGEDKPIPVGKVKEKTHLAEKVFAVHDGQKIDLTAKVKEGQLKTDKALGRTLDFVIDSELKGAGDWVIIAVPGLTVDDSISYSFNGIVKTVITKEGSKGDDWKKRVADGYYEIIPFTNPSMVNVNSVFKGRLVDKKGNPMKNTDISVNYVNGKLDAGKGTFTGKLQNEKVSMSTYTDDNGYFVLSFPHKGLWSIRGKAFVDREKKYVEDTSLLIEVK, encoded by the coding sequence ATGAAGAAATTTTTAGGAGTTTTAGCTGTATTAACTGCAGCAACAGTGAATTTGTACGCACATAATCAGTTTATTTACACTGATACTTTAAATGTAACAGGTAAATCATCAGTACCGTTTAAAGTAATTTTCGGACATCCTTATCACGGCGGAGAAGATAAACCTATTCCTGTGGGAAAAGTAAAAGAAAAAACTCATTTAGCCGAAAAAGTATTTGCAGTGCATGACGGACAAAAAATAGACCTGACTGCAAAAGTAAAAGAAGGACAGCTTAAAACTGACAAAGCTTTGGGAAGAACATTGGACTTTGTTATTGACAGTGAGTTAAAAGGAGCAGGAGACTGGGTTATAATCGCAGTTCCGGGTCTGACTGTAGATGACAGCATTTCTTATTCATTTAACGGAATAGTAAAAACAGTTATAACAAAAGAAGGAAGCAAAGGTGATGACTGGAAAAAAAGAGTAGCAGACGGATATTATGAAATAATACCGTTCACAAATCCTTCCATGGTAAATGTAAATTCCGTATTTAAAGGACGTCTTGTAGATAAAAAAGGAAATCCTATGAAAAATACTGATATTTCCGTAAATTATGTAAACGGAAAACTTGATGCAGGTAAGGGAACATTTACAGGAAAATTACAGAATGAAAAAGTAAGTATGTCTACTTATACTGACGATAACGGATATTTTGTGTTATCTTTTCCACATAAAGGACTTTGGTCTATAAGAGGAAAAGCTTTTGTGGACAGAGAGAAAAAATATGTGGAAGATACAAGTTTATTGATTGAAGTGAAGTAA
- a CDS encoding metal ABC transporter solute-binding protein, Zn/Mn family — protein MKKTIILMILLTVNILYGKEKVLTSIQSVYSIAQNITKNTDIEVYSIFDSDVSMDYGKSAFDNKDLDLTVAKNAVAVIDVAKVWENDYLYEYTRRQNIKIIEIDASYSFSGDDYSALSLLNYKNGERNPYVWMSLQNTIKMADIIAADLTRLFPKNEKVITTNLKKFTEELKDLENNYLRETLNAKSLSVTALTENLDYLFNELNIFANHVEFSQMTSENIDEIMKESGSKIIVSDKWLKKEVISEIEKKGGKFIVLDTFNIPRELNEKMDPDGYLKGMKENLDKLAKALK, from the coding sequence TTGAAAAAAACAATAATTTTAATGATTTTATTGACAGTCAATATTTTATACGGAAAAGAAAAAGTTTTGACTTCTATTCAGTCGGTTTATTCCATAGCTCAAAATATAACGAAAAATACCGATATAGAAGTGTATTCGATATTTGATTCGGATGTTTCCATGGATTACGGAAAATCCGCTTTTGATAATAAAGATCTTGATTTAACGGTTGCTAAAAATGCAGTGGCTGTAATAGATGTGGCAAAAGTATGGGAAAATGACTATCTGTACGAATATACGAGAAGACAGAATATAAAAATAATCGAGATTGATGCAAGTTATTCCTTTTCGGGAGATGATTATTCGGCATTGTCATTGTTGAATTATAAAAACGGAGAAAGAAATCCTTATGTTTGGATGAGTCTTCAGAACACCATAAAAATGGCTGATATAATAGCTGCCGACTTGACAAGACTGTTCCCGAAAAATGAAAAAGTTATTACAACTAATTTGAAAAAGTTTACCGAAGAATTGAAAGACTTGGAAAATAATTATCTGAGAGAAACATTGAACGCAAAATCTTTATCTGTAACAGCTTTAACTGAAAATTTGGATTATCTTTTTAATGAACTGAATATTTTTGCCAATCATGTGGAGTTCAGTCAGATGACCTCTGAAAATATTGATGAAATAATGAAAGAAAGCGGTTCCAAAATAATAGTTTCGGATAAATGGCTGAAAAAAGAAGTTATTTCCGAAATAGAAAAAAAAGGCGGAAAGTTCATAGTTTTGGATACTTTCAATATTCCGAGAGAATTGAACGAAAAAATGGATCCTGACGGATATTTAAAAGGAATGAAAGAAAATCTGGATAAATTGGCTAAAGCATTAAAATAA
- a CDS encoding metal ABC transporter permease codes for MLELIRNFFIDMVNRQILPDYFKYAFVINSLICTLFIGTILGGIGTMVVTKKMAFFSEAIGHAALTGIALGVLVGEPYNAPYVMLFTYCILFGLLINYTKNRTKMSTDTLIGIFLSISIALGGSLLIFVSSKANSHMLENVMFGSILTVSDFDIKVLIVTMLILGIVLIPLFNQMLLSSFNVNIATVKGVNVKLTEYIFIIVITVVTIVSVKIIGAALVEALLLIPAASAKNLSKSMKSFFFYSIFFSLISCVLGVLVPLHFNISIPSGGAIILTASCIFFITMIIKNISRKFSEGD; via the coding sequence ATGCTTGAACTGATAAGAAATTTTTTTATAGATATGGTAAATCGTCAAATTTTACCCGATTATTTTAAATATGCTTTTGTAATAAATTCGCTTATATGTACTTTGTTTATCGGGACGATTTTAGGCGGAATAGGCACAATGGTAGTAACTAAAAAAATGGCATTTTTTTCAGAAGCGATAGGACATGCGGCACTTACGGGGATTGCTCTAGGAGTGCTCGTAGGAGAGCCTTATAACGCCCCTTATGTAATGCTGTTTACTTATTGTATACTATTCGGACTTTTAATAAATTATACAAAAAACAGAACAAAAATGTCGACAGACACTCTTATCGGAATATTTTTGTCAATATCCATAGCGTTGGGAGGCTCTCTTCTTATATTCGTTTCTTCAAAAGCGAACTCTCATATGCTTGAAAATGTTATGTTCGGATCGATACTGACTGTCAGTGATTTCGATATAAAAGTTCTGATTGTTACGATGCTGATTTTAGGAATAGTATTGATACCTCTGTTTAATCAGATGCTGCTTTCGAGCTTTAATGTCAATATTGCTACGGTAAAAGGAGTAAATGTAAAACTTACTGAATATATATTTATTATTGTTATAACAGTGGTAACGATAGTATCCGTAAAAATAATAGGAGCGGCTCTTGTAGAAGCATTGCTGCTGATTCCGGCAGCTTCGGCAAAAAATTTATCAAAGTCGATGAAAAGTTTCTTTTTTTACAGTATCTTTTTTTCGCTGATAAGCTGCGTGTTGGGAGTTTTGGTACCGTTACATTTTAATATTTCCATACCTTCAGGCGGAGCGATAATTTTGACTGCATCGTGTATATTTTTCATAACGATGATTATAAAAAATATAAGCAGAAAATTCAGCGAAGGAGATTAA
- a CDS encoding metal ABC transporter ATP-binding protein, which produces MSGILIEIKNLTLTLSNTKILKNINLTVEPGKIHCLVGPNGGGKTSLLRSILGQVPYEGEIFISYEKTKKIGYVPQFLDFERTLPITVENFLSIIYQKKPCFLGISRKYKKTIDDLLKKIGMYEKRTRLVGNLSGGEKQRLLLAQAIHPEPDLLILDEPFTGIDKLGEEYFKSVIKDLKNKGVTILWIHHNLKQVIEMADTVTCIKKEIQFSGDPKKVLDEEKILTVFS; this is translated from the coding sequence ATGTCAGGCATATTAATAGAAATTAAAAACTTGACACTGACTTTGTCAAATACAAAAATTTTAAAAAATATAAATCTGACTGTGGAGCCGGGAAAAATACACTGTCTTGTAGGACCTAACGGAGGCGGAAAGACTTCGCTTTTGAGAAGTATTTTAGGACAGGTACCGTATGAAGGAGAAATATTTATATCTTACGAAAAAACAAAAAAAATAGGTTATGTTCCTCAATTTCTGGATTTTGAAAGAACACTTCCTATAACAGTGGAAAATTTTCTGTCTATAATTTATCAGAAAAAGCCCTGTTTTTTAGGTATTTCCCGAAAATATAAAAAAACGATAGATGATTTGCTGAAAAAAATAGGAATGTACGAAAAAAGGACAAGGCTTGTAGGAAACCTGTCGGGAGGGGAAAAACAAAGACTTTTACTGGCTCAGGCGATACATCCCGAACCTGATCTGCTCATATTGGACGAGCCTTTTACGGGAATAGACAAATTGGGAGAAGAATATTTTAAAAGTGTAATAAAAGACTTGAAAAATAAAGGTGTAACTATTTTGTGGATACATCATAATTTGAAGCAGGTAATAGAAATGGCGGATACGGTAACGTGTATCAAAAAAGAAATACAGTTTTCGGGTGATCCGAAAAAAGTTCTGGATGAAGAAAAAATACTTACTGTGTTTTCATAA
- a CDS encoding metal ABC transporter solute-binding protein, Zn/Mn family has protein sequence MKKVLLVISMIFMSVISYGKMKVGVTLQPYYSYVSNIVGDKMEVIPVIRGDLYDSHSYRPRPEDIKKMSTLNILVVNGVGHDEFVYDIVKAAKMNGKVKIINANKGVSLMSVSGMRGKTKIVNPHTFISITTSIQQVYTIAKELGQIDPANKDYYNKNAQAYAQRLRNLKAAAIKKVSHLKNLDMRIATSHAGYDYLLSEFGLKVRAVIEPAHGVEPSASDIKAMIDIMKRDKIDVLFVDAQVQNKYSTTIQKATGVRIKSLSHMSSGPYTKDSFEKFMQYNLDSLTNAMLEVAKAKGK, from the coding sequence ATGAAAAAAGTTTTATTAGTAATTTCGATGATTTTTATGAGTGTGATTTCTTACGGAAAAATGAAAGTGGGTGTAACGCTACAGCCTTATTACAGCTATGTCTCCAATATAGTCGGAGATAAAATGGAAGTTATTCCTGTAATTAGAGGAGATTTATACGATTCTCACAGTTACAGACCGAGACCTGAAGATATTAAAAAGATGTCGACATTAAATATACTTGTTGTAAACGGTGTAGGACATGACGAATTTGTATACGATATAGTTAAAGCTGCAAAAATGAACGGAAAAGTAAAAATAATAAATGCAAACAAAGGAGTTTCTTTAATGTCCGTTTCGGGGATGAGAGGAAAGACAAAAATTGTAAATCCGCATACTTTTATTTCGATAACGACTTCTATCCAGCAGGTTTATACTATTGCGAAGGAATTGGGACAAATAGATCCTGCAAATAAAGATTATTATAATAAAAATGCACAGGCTTATGCTCAAAGATTGAGAAATCTTAAAGCGGCAGCTATCAAAAAAGTAAGCCACTTAAAAAATCTTGATATGAGGATAGCGACTTCTCACGCAGGTTATGACTACTTATTATCAGAGTTCGGATTGAAAGTAAGAGCCGTAATAGAGCCTGCTCACGGTGTAGAACCGAGTGCTTCGGACATAAAAGCAATGATAGACATTATGAAAAGGGATAAAATAGATGTTCTTTTTGTAGATGCACAGGTACAGAATAAATATTCCACAACAATTCAGAAGGCTACAGGAGTAAGAATAAAAAGTCTTTCTCATATGAGCAGCGGTCCGTATACAAAAGACAGCTTTGAAAAATTTATGCAGTATAATTTGGATTCTTTAACTAATGCAATGCTTGAAGTTGCCAAAGCGAAAGGGAAATAA
- a CDS encoding DUF6162 family protein: MIKIVTEKLKPASSKKENVILIITVVLLILTAALLIKLRKTEAPKQKIKENEVSSYSDFSNIEESIYADLINFVSEIKMKGKDEELPTIKQLEDELMPPFTKDITWEERGKLTWERIDKNKKTYYVGLCENVMTSGNFLVAVDNENKENTKILFIKTHIHKDEVEFAIDENFPGWKEIVPYTGENERQKFEGKGDN, encoded by the coding sequence GTGATTAAAATAGTCACAGAAAAACTGAAGCCTGCAAGCTCAAAGAAAGAAAATGTTATTTTGATAATAACAGTTGTATTACTGATTTTAACAGCGGCTTTACTCATTAAACTCCGAAAAACAGAAGCACCGAAACAGAAAATAAAAGAAAATGAAGTGAGTTCCTATTCGGACTTTTCAAATATTGAAGAAAGTATTTATGCCGATTTGATAAACTTTGTAAGTGAAATAAAAATGAAAGGTAAAGATGAAGAATTACCGACCATAAAACAACTGGAAGATGAACTGATGCCTCCTTTTACAAAAGATATAACGTGGGAGGAAAGAGGGAAACTCACTTGGGAAAGAATAGATAAAAATAAAAAGACATATTATGTCGGTCTTTGTGAAAATGTTATGACAAGTGGAAATTTTCTGGTAGCTGTAGATAATGAAAACAAGGAAAATACGAAGATTTTATTTATAAAAACTCATATACATAAAGATGAAGTGGAATTTGCCATTGATGAAAATTTTCCTGGATGGAAAGAGATAGTTCCTTATACAGGAGAAAACGAAAGACAGAAATTTGAAGGGAAAGGTGATAATTAA
- a CDS encoding ABC transporter ATP-binding protein has translation MTDNIILEVKNLVVSTVNENKNNKILDNISFTLKKGERLGVIGDSGTGKSVLMLSLTGLLPKNNFEITGEILYKGKTDLLKFDRKNMRKFTSEKINMILQDSMNILNPYRKICDQITETLIFKEKISKKEAYKKSVKILEDLNISAAEKRIKDYPYQFSGGMKQRIGIALSLLGKADILIADEPTTSLDAINQEKILDKINRHIKENNISLLYISHDMRVISKMSDRIIVMEKGKIIKEKLAVDL, from the coding sequence ATGACTGATAATATAATTTTGGAAGTGAAAAATCTCGTTGTAAGCACTGTAAACGAAAATAAAAATAATAAAATTCTGGACAATATTTCTTTTACTTTGAAAAAAGGGGAAAGGCTTGGAGTTATCGGAGATTCGGGAACGGGAAAAAGTGTGTTGATGTTGTCTTTAACAGGACTTCTTCCTAAAAATAATTTTGAAATAACAGGAGAGATTTTATACAAAGGAAAAACAGATTTGCTTAAATTTGACAGAAAAAATATGAGAAAATTTACTTCGGAAAAAATAAATATGATTTTACAGGATTCTATGAATATTCTCAATCCTTACAGGAAAATATGTGATCAGATAACGGAAACTTTAATATTTAAAGAAAAAATATCAAAAAAGGAAGCATATAAAAAATCTGTGAAAATTTTGGAAGACTTGAATATAAGTGCTGCCGAAAAAAGAATTAAAGATTATCCGTATCAGTTTTCGGGAGGAATGAAACAGAGAATAGGGATCGCTTTATCGCTGCTTGGAAAAGCCGATATACTCATAGCTGATGAGCCGACGACTTCTCTTGATGCGATAAATCAGGAAAAAATACTGGATAAAATAAACCGGCATATAAAAGAAAATAATATTTCTTTACTTTATATAAGTCATGATATGAGAGTTATTTCAAAAATGTCCGACAGAATAATCGTTATGGAAAAAGGAAAAATTATAAAAGAAAAACTTGCTGTAGACCTTTAA
- a CDS encoding ABC transporter permease, translated as MSGKHILGTDFLGRDIYSLLLKGGMRTLEVIVIASSFSFVTGIFAGMITGYTDSPLNVIPDFLIDLFMIIPTFILALVITSQFGLTPLNAGLSIGIGSIGGYYNQTKKLVQEIKKKEFVVASRMLGAGNGRIIFRHILPNIVKPVFTSLGNNMSGISLQYASLTFIGLGSDINNPDWGTMLYQYRIYLFDYPMMLLWPSLGIFLIAFVSNRLFDDREINNIKQGTIYD; from the coding sequence ATGTCGGGAAAACATATTTTAGGAACTGATTTTCTCGGAAGGGATATTTACTCTCTTTTATTAAAAGGAGGAATGAGAACTCTTGAAGTTATCGTCATTGCTTCGTCATTTTCATTTGTAACGGGGATTTTTGCGGGAATGATAACAGGATACACCGATTCCCCGTTAAATGTAATTCCCGATTTTCTAATAGATTTATTTATGATAATACCGACTTTTATTCTGGCTCTTGTAATAACTTCTCAGTTCGGTCTGACCCCTTTAAATGCGGGGCTTTCCATAGGTATAGGAAGTATAGGAGGATATTACAATCAGACGAAAAAGCTTGTTCAGGAAATAAAGAAAAAAGAATTTGTTGTCGCTTCAAGAATGCTCGGTGCAGGAAACGGCAGAATAATTTTCAGGCATATTTTACCGAATATAGTAAAACCCGTATTTACTTCCCTGGGAAACAATATGAGCGGGATTTCACTGCAATATGCCTCGCTTACTTTTATAGGCCTCGGATCGGATATAAATAATCCCGATTGGGGAACGATGCTGTATCAATACAGAATATATCTTTTTGATTATCCGATGATGCTGTTATGGCCGTCTTTAGGGATATTTCTTATAGCATTTGTATCCAACAGGCTGTTTGACGATAGAGAAATAAATAATATAAAACAGGGGACTATATATGACTGA
- a CDS encoding ABC transporter permease: MKYTQLLKETVKILCLLFVISIIVFFFIRLLPSSPEETYLRSTGVPVTAENLKNLRAEWGLDRPLVEQYLKWIGNFIKFNWGTSLITKNDIKIEMLARLPYSLGIGLGGVLISAFLSFFLGYFSSLKRNGFFDRFTKGLSLMSQTVPSFILAIIIIYFFSIKWKLTTFFFNKDLSNFFLSIFIISLYLMGKFSRIVRIHFREQMTKTYILAAISRGFSEKYVLFRHAARPVIYGLISAVISEFSWVIGGTAVLEVIFIIPGISTFLVESIKYRDYNVIQSYILIVVIWMIAVKIFFNIILKYLDIKE, translated from the coding sequence ATGAAGTATACTCAATTATTGAAAGAAACAGTCAAAATATTATGTTTATTATTCGTAATATCGATTATTGTGTTTTTCTTTATAAGACTGCTTCCTTCATCCCCTGAAGAAACTTATTTGAGATCTACAGGAGTTCCCGTAACTGCTGAAAATCTTAAAAATCTCAGGGCTGAATGGGGACTCGACAGACCCCTTGTTGAGCAGTATTTGAAATGGATAGGAAATTTCATAAAATTTAATTGGGGAACTTCCCTTATAACAAAAAATGATATAAAAATCGAAATGCTTGCAAGACTGCCTTATTCATTGGGAATAGGATTAGGCGGAGTTTTGATTTCGGCTTTTTTATCATTTTTTTTAGGTTATTTTTCAAGTTTGAAAAGAAACGGATTTTTTGACAGATTTACAAAAGGATTGTCTTTGATGTCGCAAACAGTACCGTCATTTATATTGGCGATAATCATAATATATTTCTTCTCGATAAAATGGAAGCTGACAACATTTTTCTTTAATAAAGATTTGTCGAATTTCTTTCTTTCGATATTTATAATATCTCTTTATCTTATGGGAAAATTTTCGAGAATAGTGAGAATACATTTTAGGGAACAGATGACGAAAACATATATACTTGCTGCAATAAGCAGAGGATTTTCAGAGAAATATGTTTTATTCAGACATGCTGCAAGACCGGTAATTTACGGACTTATATCGGCTGTAATATCGGAGTTTTCGTGGGTGATAGGCGGAACGGCTGTTCTTGAAGTTATATTTATAATTCCCGGAATAAGTACATTTCTCGTAGAAAGTATAAAATATCGTGATTATAATGTGATTCAATCGTATATATTAATAGTAGTTATCTGGATGATTGCGGTAAAAATATTTTTTAATATTATATTGAAATATTTGGATATAAAAGAATGA
- a CDS encoding ABC transporter substrate-binding protein, whose amino-acid sequence MKKENYSGANAPSLKLKMNKILLMMMAVLLVFISCSKGKDEGDKKGASEPKTVKTVNVGQGYVVSGLDPGDGGTGWALTSHGISENLYFVNKKGELDTRLVESISQKSDNEWEVKLKNDILFSDGTKVDAKAVSEGLNRTNEKNAIARGTAGALKFSPVDEFTVNIKSEKPTKIMKAVLAEWTNVIYKVNDKGEFIFTGPFAVESLTPNTEVKLVPNKYFPDAEKRPNVTVKEFKDPNALKLAFESNELDIAVSIPSEFAESLQKSGHILKPMEVGYQYFAFVNMTNKALSDVKVREALDLAINRDELIASLHGGKKPTGFFAGYFPFAGKADVSSDVNKAASLLDEAGWKLNAQGIREKDGKPLSLTLVTYPQRPDLVTLMQVMSSQLKKMGIDAKTEISENIGEVGASKKFDIMLYAQHTASTGVPTFSLNQFFRPKASNNYTGYASKEFEDVMKKLDATGDQQEMIKLAVEAQNILKKDRPVLFLVDPIWYVGLSDKVKDYEVWGADYYIVRADLTVK is encoded by the coding sequence ATGAAAAAGGAAAATTATTCGGGAGCAAATGCTCCGAGTTTAAAATTGAAAATGAACAAAATACTTTTAATGATGATGGCAGTTTTGCTTGTTTTTATATCATGTTCTAAAGGAAAAGACGAGGGCGATAAAAAAGGAGCTTCAGAGCCTAAAACAGTTAAGACTGTAAATGTCGGACAGGGATATGTTGTGTCAGGACTGGATCCGGGAGACGGAGGTACCGGATGGGCGTTGACATCTCACGGAATATCGGAAAACCTTTATTTTGTAAATAAAAAAGGTGAACTTGATACTCGTCTTGTAGAGTCTATCAGTCAAAAAAGTGACAATGAATGGGAAGTAAAATTAAAAAATGATATTTTATTTTCAGACGGAACAAAAGTTGATGCAAAAGCTGTTTCTGAGGGGTTAAACAGAACAAACGAAAAAAATGCAATAGCAAGAGGAACTGCAGGAGCATTGAAATTTAGTCCTGTTGACGAATTTACGGTTAATATAAAATCCGAAAAACCTACAAAAATTATGAAAGCTGTTTTGGCTGAATGGACTAATGTTATTTACAAAGTAAATGATAAAGGTGAATTTATATTTACAGGACCTTTTGCTGTAGAAAGTCTTACTCCGAATACGGAAGTAAAATTAGTACCTAACAAATATTTCCCTGATGCGGAAAAAAGACCGAATGTAACAGTAAAAGAATTTAAAGACCCTAATGCTTTAAAATTGGCATTTGAAAGTAACGAACTTGATATTGCAGTGTCGATTCCTTCGGAATTTGCAGAATCTCTTCAAAAATCAGGGCATATATTGAAACCGATGGAAGTAGGATATCAGTACTTCGCTTTTGTAAACATGACAAATAAAGCGTTAAGTGATGTAAAAGTGAGAGAAGCATTGGATTTGGCTATAAACAGAGATGAACTTATAGCTTCTTTGCACGGAGGTAAAAAACCTACAGGATTCTTTGCGGGATATTTCCCTTTCGCAGGAAAAGCGGATGTGTCAAGTGATGTAAATAAAGCTGCAAGTTTGTTGGACGAAGCAGGATGGAAACTTAATGCTCAGGGAATAAGAGAAAAAGACGGAAAACCTCTTTCCCTTACATTGGTAACTTATCCTCAAAGACCTGATTTGGTAACTCTTATGCAAGTTATGAGTTCACAGTTGAAAAAAATGGGAATTGATGCAAAAACTGAAATTTCCGAAAATATAGGAGAAGTGGGAGCAAGTAAAAAATTTGATATAATGCTATATGCACAACATACTGCATCTACAGGAGTGCCTACATTCTCTTTAAATCAATTTTTCAGACCTAAAGCAAGTAACAATTACACAGGATATGCTTCAAAAGAATTTGAAGATGTTATGAAAAAATTAGATGCTACAGGAGATCAGCAGGAAATGATAAAATTGGCTGTGGAAGCACAGAATATATTGAAAAAAGACAGACCTGTTCTTTTCCTTGTAGATCCGATATGGTATGTGGGATTGTCTGATAAAGTTAAGGATTATGAAGTCTGGGGAGCGGATTATTATATAGTAAGAGCTGATTTAACGGTTAAATAG
- a CDS encoding PTS transporter subunit EIIC, with translation MKSYKDEAKELLKLVGGKENVVSVTHCATRLRFALADDAKASPKDIQKLDSVKGTFTNAGQFQVIIGNDVGNFYKDFIGVSGIESGSKEDVKKAAMTKQPFLQRMVAHLAEIFVPLIPALVAGGLMLGFGNFLSQGMKSLGGKSLVDIYPLAANLKLYTDWIGGSVFGMLPVLVTWSTVKKFKGNEALGIVLGLMLVAGVMLNAYVYGNISSSRELSDAGVHLKDIIINGSAKYAHLFKDAQNPMGKDPFGIEAGKYILNLGFAKIMMIGYQAQVLPAMFAGIAMCYIQKFIDKRTPEVLKLVWVPFATLVITGFLTILFIGPAARTLGEWLTNLFQFLFKTPGLRYIGALIFGTTYAPLVITGLHHTFIAVDLQLSGTQGGTFIWPLIAISNIAQSGAVLATYFLYKKDKKQESVSLSATVSAWFGITEPAMFGANLKYMYPFYASLIGSAVGAVICTAFNVLAAGIGVGGLALAFLSISKNRGSFWIASLAAFGLAFGLTFFFSRFKKLNKGSLTGE, from the coding sequence GATGCAAAAGCAAGTCCTAAGGATATTCAGAAATTGGATTCTGTAAAAGGAACATTTACAAATGCCGGTCAGTTTCAAGTTATTATCGGAAACGATGTAGGAAACTTCTATAAAGATTTTATCGGGGTGTCGGGAATTGAATCGGGATCTAAAGAAGATGTTAAGAAAGCTGCAATGACTAAACAGCCTTTCTTACAAAGAATGGTTGCACATTTGGCTGAAATATTCGTTCCGTTAATACCTGCGTTAGTTGCAGGAGGGTTAATGCTTGGATTTGGAAACTTTTTATCTCAAGGTATGAAATCTTTAGGTGGAAAATCTTTAGTGGATATTTATCCTTTAGCAGCTAATTTAAAGCTTTATACTGATTGGATAGGAGGATCAGTATTTGGTATGTTGCCTGTATTGGTAACATGGTCTACAGTTAAAAAATTCAAAGGAAATGAAGCTTTGGGAATTGTATTAGGACTTATGTTGGTAGCAGGAGTTATGTTAAATGCTTATGTTTACGGAAATATTTCTTCAAGTAGAGAATTGTCGGATGCAGGAGTACATTTAAAAGATATTATAATTAACGGTTCTGCAAAATATGCTCATTTATTTAAAGATGCTCAAAATCCTATGGGAAAAGATCCTTTCGGAATTGAGGCAGGAAAATATATATTGAATTTAGGGTTTGCCAAAATAATGATGATAGGATATCAGGCACAAGTTTTACCTGCAATGTTTGCAGGAATAGCAATGTGTTATATTCAAAAATTTATTGATAAAAGAACTCCTGAAGTATTAAAATTAGTTTGGGTTCCTTTTGCTACTTTAGTAATAACAGGATTTTTAACAATATTATTTATAGGACCTGCAGCAAGAACATTAGGAGAATGGTTAACAAATTTATTCCAATTCTTGTTTAAAACACCGGGATTAAGATATATAGGAGCATTGATATTTGGAACAACTTACGCACCTTTAGTAATAACAGGATTGCATCATACATTTATAGCTGTGGATTTGCAATTGTCAGGTACACAGGGTGGAACATTTATATGGCCGTTAATAGCTATATCAAATATAGCTCAATCAGGAGCTGTACTTGCAACTTATTTTCTATATAAAAAAGATAAAAAACAGGAATCTGTTTCATTATCTGCGACTGTTTCGGCATGGTTTGGAATTACAGAACCTGCAATGTTTGGTGCTAACTTAAAATATATGTATCCTTTTTATGCATCATTAATAGGTTCTGCAGTAGGAGCTGTAATATGTACTGCTTTTAATGTTTTAGCGGCAGGAATAGGTGTAGGAGGACTAGCTTTAGCATTTTTGTCAATATCCAAAAATAGAGGGTCGTTTTGGATCGCTTCACTGGCTGCATTTGGATTAGCATTTGGTTTAACATTCTTCTTCTCAAGATTTAAAAAACTAAACAAAGGAAGTTTGACAGGAGAGTAG